A region of the Channa argus isolate prfri chromosome 3, Channa argus male v1.0, whole genome shotgun sequence genome:
ctatatatttctataaaatgtttccCACTTCTCTGCTTTAAAATTAGAACGTGTAGTCTGTCCTTGCAAAATTTCTTGGTAAATTACACGTCTGCTTTACTGTTCTGCTAAAGAACAGTGTGTAAAGCCCGTCGGATTTTGTCTTACTTGACTTCTTTTTTGGTGAACAGTCCAATCctctctagctgctccaactcGGGGATCCTGTCCTCAATACGCTGCTGAACGATCTCCGCCATTTTGTCAACGCAGCCTCTACAGGTCTGGATTATCtggtgaaaataataattttgttgaCATAAAAGTTACATTGAAAAACCGTAAAACTGTGGACAACCGGCTGCTCTTCTCTTCCACACATGTGTGGAAGTTGTGATTCGTTGTATTTCCGGTTCCGTCTGGAAAGCGCTCCGCTCGGAAACAAGGAACGAATGTGTTGGacttgatatatttttttaaatgtatatatgtataaatatgtaaatatatataacctaaatatgtaaatatttatataaaaataaatatgtttgtggAGTTAGTacagggtcggaggttcgcgccccgCTCTAGCCGACCAGATGTCCAATTGTCttcaacagcccatccccaccCTCAACCGGTCACAAGTCAGTTGCGTCAGCaagggcatccggcgtgaaaactgtgccaagttaacatgcggacaaatgatccgctgtgaactcacaggataaaccgaaaggaaaaaaacaattactaaataTTTCTGTCGGGCgagtaaacaaaataaattataacgaaatagaaaatgtaagaGATACTTAAACTGCAGATTTTTGAGAATCTCTTGGGGACAATTTTGGTTTTAAGGTTATTTATTGTTACCTTGCTAAAATGTTCATCACTCAAGTTATTTTTGCCACCATTAATACCaagtataaaatgtttatctCATATTATACCTTCACTAGTGGCAACTTTCATGTATATTGcggttttgttgtgttttgtgttagtCTGGTGGtttctcttttaaaacattCCGTTATCAACGTGGAATCACACGGAGGAGTTATAAAATGTGCGTGGAGCCTGTCAGGTTTCGTATGCCCGAAACATTCAGCAGCGTGATCGTCTTATCACGGCGAAACCCACTACACTCGATTTCCCGCAAAATCGTAGAAAGTGAGAGCGGTTGTGTGTCATCTCCGGAGCCAAACAACCAATCACGGTGTGGGATTATCTTAGCTCGTCTCTTATTGGCTGACAGCTGACTAGTGCTCTGTTGTTCAGTACGAATTGAAGGAAACCACACCGACAACAAATTACAGCTAGATAATCAATAATTTCATCCGTAATTCTCTAACCGTTTCGGATATCAAACGATATTTATGACAGTTGACTGCGGGGGTAAAAGCAAACGTACGGAAGTTTGTTTTCTAGTGAGCCATGCTAGCACTGCTAGCTAACTAGCCAGAGTCTCATCTCTTCATGGGTTTCTGCTGTTGAGTCTGCCAGGCTTGCGCTGGAGGCAGCGAGGATACGAAATTAATGCCAGCAGCCAGGGTGAGTTGCCTTTATTTGTGCTCACTATATATAACATGCTAGATTTGGACGTTTCGCTAATAGTAGATACTCAGAACAAAAGAGATACCGTGTAGCTAACACGTTAGCTATTTTAGCCAAGATAGCTGGCTGGAATgctaatgctaagctaacttgTTGTACTGCTACCAATTGTTCTGTATTAATTTGTGGAGTAAAATGTGATGTGTCACTTACAGAACTCAGGTCATATTATGAGTGGGGCGAGTTGTAAAGCTAACGGGGCTATGTACCCTGCCTCATCGGCAATGATGAACTCCGTGAAGAAGCCGAAGATGGAGCAGATTCAGGCCGACCATGAGCTGTTCCTACAGGCCTTTGAAAGTGAGGTTTTACTCGTTACTTTGCAATACAGCTGTTATGTCTTGGTACTATAGGAAGCATATTTCCATGCTCTCGATGAGAATTTAACTACCCGCTAAAGTTTGTCAGTCTTTTTGTTTCCAATATTTGGCTTTAGCTGAGAGGCCTCTAGTTTAATGGATGCTCAAACGGAAAGAGATTTCATTTTGTTAAGCACTATCATTACATTGACGTGTCAGTAGCAATTATCATTTGAATCACGATCATGTCCTGTTTAATATCTGTTCTGATTCGCTTTAGTTGGTGGGTGTTTAGCTCAAGAAGCCACCACCTGTTAACACCCCACGTTTTGGCATGTGATTCTAAGCATTTGGCTTAAATTTccagaggaaacagaaaaagtaaatgaaagcaGGCTCATAAAGCTAAACTTCTCCCCTTATAATTAAGAAGAATAAAGAACACCCATATTTTAGAATTATTTAGGGTTTAAATTGGCAAAGTTAGCAAGATACTGTTTAGTGTGTGAGTCCAATTCAATtaccactttttctttttccagaacCCACTCAGATATACAGATTTCTCCGCACAAGGAACTTAATTGCAGTAAGTGAATTATTCAGCATATCTTTTGAGTcagtttattataataaataaatatatttaaataaagtattttttttaaacgattaatttattttttccccctttccctTGTTTAGCCCATATTTTTGCACAGGACGCTCACCTTCATGTCTCACAGAAACAGTCGAACAAATGCCAAAAGGTGCAATATCTACTCGTGTTTTCATGCATTGTAAATGAACTGGGTTCATTCTATTGCACGATTAACttttaaacatgattaaaaCCAGTGACAatagtcatgtttttttattttaaaaacaatctgtATGACTGACTCCTTCCTCCCAGGAAAACCTTTAAGGTTGATGGTATGTTGGAGACAGTGGAGAAGATGAAGGGAGAGCAGGATTCTCCAAGGTAAGAAAGCATACCAAGAGTTAATGTGCCCCTTCATTGCTTCATACATCACAGTAATCTTATTAACACAATATATAACTTTTAATTGCTCATATTAACAGCTGGAGAACTTAATGTGTGCATTTTGGCTTTTGACTCTTTAGCTTGTCATCACACCTACAGTTAACCTTCACTGGGTTCTTCCATAAGGATGGTAAGCTCACTAAGTACATTACTTCTTTTGTATATAAAAGTGTTCAGTATCTGTTGAttgtaagaaaatgtaatttttggtGCTGTTGAAATGTATTATAATACAGATGGTGTTTCCATTATAATGTTCTTCTCATTAATATCAGTAGGGCTAAGCTAAATAACAGCAACTTTGTAAAATGTAGAACCGTTCAACAGTAGCACAAACTACAGCCTCCTAAATAACCATGAGTTGAATCCACAAGTTGAATCCACAACTCCCTAAATGGTGAACAAATGCTAAAATTCACCTTCCTAAACAAGTATTTTTCAGAAGACTGATGTGGACTGACTTGAAACTTTTTGTTGCTGTACAGAAAAGCCATCTCAGAATTCAGAAAACGAACAAAATTCTGTGTCGTTAGAGGTGCTACTCGTCAAAGTCTGCCATAAAAAACGCAAGGTACAGTAAAGTATTGAGCAAGCCCCACTTTCatagaaaataatttcatttgttACTAATGATCGTGTAAATTATAATTTGGTTATTATTCAATCCATCAGGATGTCAGCTGCCCGATAAAGCAAGTGCCTACAGGTAAAAAGCAGGTGCCTTTGAATCCTGACAGTAACCAAACCAAGTCTGGCTCCTATCCTTCCTTACTGGTCTCCAGCAATGAGTTTGAGCCCACCAACAGCCACATGGTGAAGTCCTATTCACTCCTGTTCAGGGTGTCACGCACAGGGAGAAGGGAAACCAATGGTCTGGTCAATGGAGAGGCCAATGAAAACATTGGTAGGTAATTTATGCTGTGTTTTTAGTAAGTGCAGACTTTAATGGGGTGACTTAttatcagtccctccaggatttcactgacctttgtgattgttgtgggCTAAAAATGTTATGTGTCACTGCatctttttgttacttttaggaGGTTTTAAATTACAAGGTTGCAAAGAATTCATGGGGGATTGTTTGAATTAATTGTCCCGATCGCAGCATCACAAATTCCAGGAGGTACTGGATAATAAGAGCCTTTGATGGTTCAAAGTTGGTCTTTTTGCTAGTTGCAAGGACCCTATGTTTCTATGGACAcaccatttaaaaatgtcagatgtCACTAAAGTGATTATTGGTTGGATATgaaaattctatttttaatttctatttttttgtaaagatgTAACAGATACTCCTAGTAGAAAGAAGAGAAGTTTATCTCACAGAGAAGAGGGAGAGACCACAGAGACCTATGTTGCACAGATGACTGTCTTTGATAAGAATAGGTAAGGTTTTGTGCTTGAAGTTTTATattctttacattatttttctttcttcagttgACTATATTCTTGAAGTCCTGTACTTTGGTTTTCCTTCTGCAGAAGATTGCAGCTGCTGGATGGGGAGTATGAAGTGTCAATGCAAGGGATGGAGGACAGCCCTCTGAGCAAGAAGCGAGCCACATGGGAAACTATTCTTGATGGAAAGGTAGAACAGATTTGTGTGAGGATCTGCAAGCAGTATGGTCttatttgtcacatttgacTTGTGAACATTTGTAGATTAAGAAtttacttttgatttttctcactctcttcttGTGTGTGACTGTCCCACAGAGACTGCCGCCATTTGAGACATTTTCTCAGGGACCCACACTTCAGTTCACTCTGCGTTGGACAAGTGATGCCAGCGGAAAGTCCACTGCCACCGTGGCCAAACCCCTTGCTACCCGCAACTCAGACAGCTCCAGCCCCATGGAGACCAGGACCAGCAATCACCGAGCTGCCCTCATGAGTAAGTAAAGAAATGCCACAAGTTAGCCTaaaccttttttgtctttaagaTTTGATTTCTAGAAATTATGTGACTTGTGGgatttttttagtattttatgacatcatcagtttaaaataagttttctCATATCTTATATTACATTTAATCTTGTTACATTTAAGAacacaagacagaaaacatCCTTTGATGATAAGAATGGAGGGACAAATAGTTTACACATCGACTTTCTGCTTCatgaaaaaataatctaaaactTTTGAAAGTGAGCACCAAAGAATAAGATTTTACTTAATGACATATAATGTGAGCAAAGCTGAACGGGTCATGGTTCTGGACATTTCACCCACTGTGATATTCATGTAGGATGTTCTTTTTGTAACTGACTTTGACAAAACGCACTATGTGAGTCATAACTGTTGagtccctttcagacatgtgcTTCACACCATGAATATGCAGACATGTCTGTCATGTTTGAAAAAGGTCCCGAGTAGCTTTTCTGTGGAAGTCATGATcaaaatttgttttggtttttgtgttttacttatGACTATTCAGCAAAAGGTTTGCATGCAATTTAGGATAAAGTGGGAATTAAATCAATCATTAACATCTCCTCATTTTTAATGTCGTTTGGGTAGCAGAATTCCAtaggttttatttaatataGCTAAAGTTATATAAAATATGAGTATTGGTTCCTGTcgggctgtttttatttttttaaatttgggttGAACCTTCTTCCATCTCTCACAATGCACGATGGTCATTATGCACAAAGATTCAACTGtaaaatggatttttaaatCCATCACAGAAGCAGCCATGTTGAAAACgtatcttttttttgttgttgtcattacATTACTAACTCACCATGGTTATTCAGCAGTGCTTCTGTTGTGATTTGGAAGATATTTATACTTATTTTTAATGCTCCCTGCCAGCAGTGTTACAAATGCCATGTCTG
Encoded here:
- the suz12b gene encoding polycomb protein suz12-B isoform X1, with amino-acid sequence MPAARNSGHIMSGASCKANGAMYPASSAMMNSVKKPKMEQIQADHELFLQAFEKPTQIYRFLRTRNLIAPIFLHRTLTFMSHRNSRTNAKRKTFKVDGMLETVEKMKGEQDSPSLSSHLQLTFTGFFHKDEKPSQNSENEQNSVSLEVLLVKVCHKKRKDVSCPIKQVPTGKKQVPLNPDSNQTKSGSYPSLLVSSNEFEPTNSHMVKSYSLLFRVSRTGRRETNGLVNGEANENIDVTDTPSRKKRSLSHREEGETTETYVAQMTVFDKNRRLQLLDGEYEVSMQGMEDSPLSKKRATWETILDGKRLPPFETFSQGPTLQFTLRWTSDASGKSTATVAKPLATRNSDSSSPMETRTSNHRAALMTVKESVSTDIQTKKEQVPCEPRQKLRIFYQFLYNNNTRQQTEARDDLHCPWCTLNCSKLYSLLKHLKLSHSRFIFNYVPHPKGARIDVSINECYDGSYVGNPQDIHSQPGFAFSRNGPVKRTAVTHILVCRPKRTKPSLSEFLEFEDGELEQQRTYVSGHNRLYFHSDSCMPLRPQEMDVDSEDERDPEWLREKTATQLDEFTDVNEGEKEVMKLWNLHVMKHGFIADNQMNPAIMLFVENRGAHLIHRNLCRNFLLHLVSMHDFNLVSTATIDRAMARLRQIQEELPDTEEEQKDQTLVPAGACNGNAVNSSGGKQGKRTKSALTD
- the suz12b gene encoding polycomb protein suz12-B isoform X2; this translates as MPAARNSGHIMSGASCKANGAMYPASSAMMNSVKKPKMEQIQADHELFLQAFEKPTQIYRFLRTRNLIAPIFLHRTLTFMSHRNSRTNAKRKTFKVDGMLETVEKMKGEQDSPSLSSHLQLTFTGFFHKDEKPSQNSENEQNSVSLEVLLVKVCHKKRKDVSCPIKQVPTGKKQVPLNPDSNQTKSGSYPSLLVSSNEFEPTNSHMVKSYSLLFRVSRTGRRETNGLVNGEANENIDVTDTPSRKKRSLSHREEGETTETYVAQMTVFDKNRRLQLLDGEYEVSMQGMEDSPLSKKRATWETILDGKRLPPFETFSQGPTLQFTLRWTSDASGKSTATVAKPLATRNSDSSSPMETRTSNHRAALMMKESVSTDIQTKKEQVPCEPRQKLRIFYQFLYNNNTRQQTEARDDLHCPWCTLNCSKLYSLLKHLKLSHSRFIFNYVPHPKGARIDVSINECYDGSYVGNPQDIHSQPGFAFSRNGPVKRTAVTHILVCRPKRTKPSLSEFLEFEDGELEQQRTYVSGHNRLYFHSDSCMPLRPQEMDVDSEDERDPEWLREKTATQLDEFTDVNEGEKEVMKLWNLHVMKHGFIADNQMNPAIMLFVENRGAHLIHRNLCRNFLLHLVSMHDFNLVSTATIDRAMARLRQIQEELPDTEEEQKDQTLVPAGACNGNAVNSSGGKQGKRTKSALTD